The region CAACTCCTTCCAGTACGGTCTTCACGACAAGTACTTCTTTAGCCAGTCCATTCAGTATCTGGAGCACCTCCAACAGCCTTTTTATACAAAATTCATCACCGTAAGTAACCACTATCCTTACTCACAGTTTAAAAACGAGGATGAGGGCTTCCCACTTGCTAAGACAGAAGATGATACCATCAATGGATATTTTGCTACAGCCAACTACCTAGATCAAGCTGTTAAGGAATTCTTTGATTATTTAAAGGCCACAGGTGTTTATGAAAATTCAATGATTGTTCTTTACGGAGACCACTACGGAATATCAAATTCAAGAAACCCTGACCTTGCAGCCCTCCTTGGTAAGAAAAAAGAAACCTGGTCATCTTATGACAATGCCATGCTTCAAAGGGTTCCTTACATGATTGTCCTACCTGGACAAGACAAGGGCTATATCAACCACACCTTTGGTGGCGAAGTCGACAATCTTCCTACCATGCTCCACCTTCTTGGAATTGATACAAGTAAGTACCTCCAGCTAGGTCAAGATCTACTGAGTCCGGATCATGAAAATCTTGTAGCCTTCAGGGACAATGGGAATTTTGTTGCTCGTGACTACAGCGTTTATAATGACCGGATTTATAAGACTGACACAGGAGAGGAGATTACAAACCCGACCCCTGAGACTAAAAATCTGATTGACAGCTATGCAAGTAAGGCCAGTGAACAATTGTCCATTAGCGACAAACTAACTCGAGGGGACCTTTTAAGATTTTATGACAAGGATAATCTAAAGGCCGTTGACCCTGATGATTATGCCTACAACCACGGTTACAAGAAAGAGCTTGAAATCGAGGACAAGCTGGGAAGTCAGTCAACAAGTATCTTTAGTAAAAATAATAATACTTCGACTGTTGAACTCTTTAAAAACTATAGTTATAAGGAACTTCACCCAGAACTTAATGTAAATCAAGCTACATCAGGTAGTGAGAGCAGCCAAAATCAAGAAACAGCCCCAGTTGAGGGCAAATAAAAAACCTAGAATATTCTAGGTTTTTTATTTGTATCCTGTTTTAAATATCAATGGTACTGTATTTAGCATTAGCTTCAATGAAATCACGGCGGGGTTCAACTCGGTCCCCCATCAGCATGTCAAAAATCATATCAGCTTCCGCAGCATCTTCAACGGTCACACGGGCCATGGTCCTATGCTCTGGATCCATGGTTGTTTCCCACAATTGATGGTCATCCATCTCTCCAAGTCCCTTATACCTTTGAACAACTGGCTTGGTACGGCCATTTGACATCTCTTCAATCATCTTTTGGAGCTCAATTTCCTGGTTTTCACCTGGTTGGATGTAGTTGATGGTCTTACCAGACTTAACCCCGTAGATTGGAGGTTGGGCAATGTAGACATAGCCAGCCTCAACTATCGGACGCATGTAACGGTAGAAAAGAGTTAAAAGAAGGGTCCTAATGTGGGCTCCGTCAACGTCAGCATCAGTCATGATGACTAACTTTTGATAGCGGGCCTTCTCAACATCAAAGTCCCCGCCAAAGCCAGTTCCCATGGCCGTAAAGAGGGAGCGAATCTCCTCATTGGCTAAAATTTTATCCATCGTAGCCTTTTCCACATTCAAAATCTTACCACGAATGGGTAAAATGGCCTGGAATTCTCGGTTTCGTCCTGATTTAGCAGAACCTCCGGCTGAGTCCCCTTCGACAATGAATAACTCAGTCTGTTTGGGATCATTTGAAGAACAGTCAGCAAGTTTCCCTGGTAGATTTGATATTTCAAGGCCTGACTTCTTGCGGGTCACTTCACGAGCTCTTTTGGCAGCTATTCTAGCCTTAGAAGCAAGGATTCCCTTGTCAACAATCTTTCTAGCAACCTGTGGATTTTCCAGGAGAAAACGCTCCAAGGCCTCAGAAAAGAGGCGGTTTACAATTCTTGAAACCTCACTATTACCAAGCTTTGTCTTGGTTTGTCCCTCAAACTGTGGGTTGGGATGCTTAACTGAAATTACAGCCGTAAGACCTTCTCTGATATCATCTCCTGTCAGATTGTCTTCATTATCCTTAAGCAGCTTGTTCTTACGCCCATAATCATTCACAACCCGGGTCAGTGCTGTTCTAAAGCCCTGCTCATGTGTTCCACCCTCATGGGTATTGATATTGTTGGCAAAGCTTAAAACAGTTGAGCTGTAGTCGCTGGTATACTGCATAGCAACTTCAACTGAAATATTCTCCATCTCCCCTTCAGTGTAGATTGGTGGGTCAAAAAGAACTGTCTTCTTCTCATCGATGAAGGATACATAGGACTGGATTCCACCTTCATAGTGGTAGCTTAAAATCTTCCCATCCTTATTCCTTTTGTCTTCAATCGAAATCCTAAGTCCACGATTCAAGAAGGCCAGCTCACGTACCCTGGTTGCCAACTTATTGAAGTCAAATTCAGTTGTTTCCTTAAAAATCTCAGCATCAGGAGTGAAGTGGACTGTTGTCCCTTGAAGGTCTGTTTGACCGATAATCCTTAAATCATCGCCTACAACTCCTCGGTGGTATTCCTGATAGTATTTCTGTCCATTTTTATGGACTGTAACATCAAGCTGGGTTGAAAGGGCATTAACAACACTTGACCCTACTCCGTGGAGACCGCCTGAAACCTTATAGCCGCCTCCGCCAAATTTCCCTCCAGCATGAAGGACCGTAAAGACTGTTTCAACAGCCGGACGTCCTGTTTTTTCCTGGATATCAACTGGGATACCACGCCCATCATCAATAACTGTGATGGAGTTATCCTCTTCAATTATAACCTCAATGTGACTTGCAAAACCTGCAAGAGCCTCATCAATTGAATTATCTACAATCTCCCAAACTAAATGATGGAGACCTTCCTTACTGGTTGATCCAATATACATGCCTGGACGCATCCTAACTGCTTCAAGACCTTCCAAAACCTGTATTTGGCTAGCATCATATTCCTGTGCTTTTGCTTTTAAATCTTTGATTTCATCAGCCAATTTACTTACTCCTGTGTTCACTTTATTAGTCCCATTATACCATATTATTGAAATTTTTTCTTGGCTCTGGTTTTCCATGAACTGGCTATCAAGCAAGAAAAAAGAAATCCTTCACAGGGAAAGGATTTCCTTTAAATTTTTAACATTATAGCTTGCGTCCGTGTCTTCTTGGTCAGAAGAAAAGAAAATGGTTGGGACTGACGCATTCTTACCCGCCTCAATGTCTAACTTCCGGTCGCCAATCATTACAGGCCTTGTCATCTCATACTTATCAACCAGATAGAGAATTGACTTGGGATCTGGTTTTCTTGGAAATCCATTGTCACTGGTAACCACTTCCGTAAAAAATTTATCTATACCGGCCGCCTTTAAAATATCCAAAACATGATTATTCCGGTGACTAATCATAAAATTCTTGCCGCCAGCTGCCTTAATGGCTGCTAGCACCTGGCTTGCACCATCAAAAAGAACAGGCTTTTCAAGGGAAAGTCGCTCTTCTTCCTTGTAGCTTGCCAAAAATCCAGGAACAGAGCCTGCAAATTTGTCCACTGCATAATCAGTTGATTTTCTTAAGGCATCATAAATTTCCTGATGACTTACACTTATTCCAAATTTTTTTAAGGTTCTTTCGAATGCTTGAGCTGATGTTTCATAGTTATCTAAAAGCGTTCCGCCCAAATCCCATATATAATCATCATATTTCATGTGCTCATTATATCACAAAAAAGATTTTAAGGAAGGGATATTTCCTTAAAATCTTTTTTATCAACTTATTTAGCTTCTAAAAGCTCAATGGCAAAGTCAAGACCCTTGTCACCTTGCATTAAACCGTACATTTGCATAGGAATATCCTTGACTGGAATTTCTGGGAATTTTTTAGCAACATCATCAAGAATGTAGCGAGCTTGCGGGCCAATCATGATGACATCAGCTTCTTGTCCCCTATCATCAACCTCAGCAAGTCCATAAGCTGTAACCTTATAGTCAAGACCACGTGTGTTGGCCTCATCTTGCATTTTTTTAGCAAACATTGATGTACTCATCCCCGCTGAACAAAATAAATTAACAATCGTAGACATTTCTTTTTCCTCCTTATTTCCCCTGGGAAATATTTAATAAGCTTTACCTATAATCTACCACTTTGATAAAAGATTATCAAATATTTATCTATAAAAATCACTTATTTTTTTATAATAAGGCTTGAAAAAGACTTATAAAAAGAGGACAAGCTACTTGCTTATCCTACTTCTACGATATATCTTCTTCCCGCTAGCATCAGCTTCTACGGGAATATCTATACTTTCATCAGTTTGATTAAAGGTCATGGACATGACTAGTCCCACACCGATTAAATTACTAATTAAACTTGATCCACCTTGTGATATAAAGGGAAGGGGGATTCCTGTAAGGGGTAAGACTCCAATTGTTGCCCCGATATTTTCAAAAACGTGAAAGAGAATCATCATAATAATTCCCGTTGAAATATAGGTATAAAACTGGTTATTTGACTTGTAAGTTGCCCGAAGCATTTGGTAAATAAGGAAAAAGTAGAGAAGAATCAAAAGAGTCCCCCCAACAAAACCAAAATTTTCAGCAATTACCGTAAAAATCATGTCACTTTCCCGTACAGGAACGGGGATGGTTGCCACATTAAAGCCGTAACCAAGAAGGCCACCGATACCAATTGATATCTGTCCCTGGGCCTGTTGGTAGGTTATACTTTGGGCACTTTCAAAGGGATGGAACCAGGCATCAATCCTTTGGAGTTGATATTTTTCAAAACCGATGGACATCAGGAAGCTTCGGCCCCAATCAACTGTTGTCAAATAAAGGATACCACCACCCAGTAAAATCACCGTAAGGGCCACAGGTACAATAATTTTCCAGGGAATACCTGAAACAAAAATAACACCTGCATAAATAGCCAGAAAGACCAAGAGGGTCCCAAAGTCATTTTGGAGCTTCAAGAGGATAATGACCGGTAGGGTCACTAGAAAAAGCCTAAAAATCAGATTGAAGGAATCCTTTATATTGTCCAAATCAAGCCTTGACTGCATGCTAGTCACAACCCTTGCCATCATCAAAATATAGGATATTTTCATCAACTCCGATGGTTGGAAGTAGGTCTTTCCGTGGTAGGATACCCAGTTCTTTGCCCCGGTGCTCGCAACTATTTGGTTGTCATAGAAAACAAGGGGAAGAATCATCAAAATAATCCCTAGGATATAAAATAAGGGGGTCATCTTCCACAGGTACTTGGAATTAAAGTGCATGACCACCACTGCGACCAAGACGCCAAGGAGGGCCCAGATACCCTGCTGGCTAACAAGCCTTATGGCCTGGCTTGGATGGTCGTGACTTATGGCTATATAGATTGAGCCAAGTCCTATAATTAAAAGAAGAAGGACTGGTAGTATTAGGGCGTAATCAATTCGCAAATCCCAAGATTTTTTATTATTTTTCATGAATAATCCTTTCAACTTAAAATATTATACACTATTTTGGCCACAAAGAAAAAGGCAATCTGCCTTTTACCTTAGTCTTTTAAAACAATTTTTGTAGCCACTCAAGACCTGAGGTCCAAACGTAACTATAGATACCCACACCAAATATCTTACCAATCAGGATTGAGCGGATAAAAAATTTATAGGACATCCTTGTTTGGCTGGCAACTAAGACTAGGACATCATCAGGTGCCAGGGGAGCAAAGATTGCCCAGAAGAAAAACCAATCGAATTTCCTTCCCTGATCAACCTTTGATAAATACTTATTGTAGGTTTTATCTGGCACAAAGGTCTGAACAAAGGGCTTACCAAACTCCCGTCCCAGATAAAATAAAATGATACTTCCAATAACAATGCCCAAGTAATTGTATAAAAAACCTTGGATGGGACCATAAATGAGGACGGCAGAAGCACACAGGATACCTGAAGGGAGAAATGATACCACCACTTGGATAATTTGTAGGCCAATTATCAACAAGGCCCCTAAAAATGGATGCTCAGCAGCTGTTGATTTAATGATATTATCATCGTTAAATATTCCCAGTCGGTACAAATAATACCCCAAAACGAGGGAGCCCAAAATAGCTAAGATTGAAATCACCTTAACAAGATGTTGCCTGTACTCTATACTTTTCAAACTATCCTCCAAATGCTTTTATTGATTATTGACCTTACCCTGCCCCTTTAAGTATTCTGTATTTTCCTCAACCCACTTGTCCAGTTGATTGGCAAGGCTCGTAAAGCCGGGTTGATTATACTTTTGCTTATAGCGTCTCTTTTTTTTATTGTGGTGCAGCTGGGGTTTGTCTTCCATGGTGCGAAGGGAGAGACTTATTTTCCCAGTGTACTCATCAATATCAATGATTTGAGCCTCAACCTCCTGGCCCAAACTTACGGTATCCATGATATTTTTTGTATAACCAGATTTAATCTCCGAAATATGGATTAGCCCGTGGCAGTTATTTGCAAACTTTACAAAGGCTCCGTAGGTCTGAACACCAGTAATGGTCGCATCAACAATGTCACCTATCTTTAGTTTTTTTTTACTTTTGAGCTGTCGATGAATTTGCCGTCTGAATCATTAACGATTTCAATTTTAGTGATGACAACATCATCAACTGGCTTGTCTTGGAAGCCTGTAGGAACTTTTGCAATCTTATCAAGGGTCTTGTAAGAAGCTTCATCATAGAGGTGACCAAAAACTGTGTGACGGCCATCCAGATGAGGAGTTCCTCCGCCAGTGTAAAGTTCAGCGATTTCCTCAGGCCAGCCACCATTAACAAGAACATCTTTAGAATAAGCCATGTGTTCATTTTGAACGATGAAGAATTGACTACCGTTAGTATTAGGACCAGCATTAGCCATTGAAAGGGCACCGCGGATGTTAAAGACCTTGTTTGAGAATTCATCCTCAAATTTTGTCCCGTAGATGCTTTCACCACCCATACCAGTACCAGTTGGGTCACCACCTTGAATCATAAAATCTGAAATAATACGGTGGAAGATGATTCCATCATAATAGCCTTCTTTTGCTAGTTCAACGAAGTTTTTAACTGTTTTGGGTGCAAGGTCTGTAAATAATTTGACCTTCATGTCACCATGATTTGTTTTAATAATTGCGATTTGTCCAGGTGCATTTTGGATGTCAACCTGTGGATAATTTGTATTTGTCATTTTACTTCCTTCTTAAATAATTTTTAATTGCTCAAGGGCCTTTTTGATGCCATCAGCTTCAACAGTCTCAGTCACCAAGCTGGCCCTTTTTTTAAGGTCTGGATGGGATACTTCCATGGCCACAGAAATTCCAGCATAATCAAAAATTTCTCGGTCATTCAGGCCATCACCAAAAACTAACAGATTTTCCCTCGTAAGGCCTAAGCTTTCAAGAACCTTAGAAACTCCCAAGGCCTTACTCCCAAGATAAGGGACGACGTCACTGCTATATTCATGCCACCTAACCAGGCGAATCTGATCCTTAAGTTTATCAGGTAGGCTGTCGTCTACATCACGCTCCGTAATGGTCAGCATTTGATAGATGTCGTCTTCCTCGTAGTAATTTTCATCCTCGTTAATTTTACCATAAATTGGCGTAATTGCCTCCTTGGCCAAATCACCCCATTTATTAATAACAACTTGATTACTTGCAACAAAGGCATAGTCAATCCGTTCACCCTTGGCCCAAGCGATAATATCTTCAATCAACTCCCTTGAAAGAGGATTTTTATAGATAAGCTTCTGATCTTTATCTTGAGCATGACTACCATTAATTGTAACAAAAAAATCTGGTTTGAGGGCACGAATTTCTGGCACTACACCTGAAAAATTTCGGCCCGTTGCGATTCCTGTTAAAATACCTTTTTCTCGCAAGCGGAAAAATACTTCCTTGATTGATGGTGGAATAAATCCACTATCTTTAACCCTTAAGGTATCATCAATATCAAAGAAAATTATCTTTATATCCTGAGCCCGCTTCAATAAGTCTTCCATAAGTATCCACCTTTTCCTATATAATAAAAACTACTTTCATGCTTTAATTATAGAAAAAAAGCCAAATAAAATAAAGAATCTAGCCAGCTAGACCATGCTGGAGGGCATAAATTACAGCTTGTGTCCTATCATCAACCTCAAGTTTTGCTAAGATATTTGAAACATGAGTTTTAACTGTCTTTAGGCTGATGAAGAGACTGTCCGCAATCTCCTGATTGCTAAGTCCCTTACTAAGCTCACGAAGTACCTCAAGTTCCCTTGCTGTCAGATCATCATAAAGTTCAGGGGCCCGGTGATTTTTTTCATAAATTTTTTGGCGGACACTGTCACTTAAAACATCCTCGCCAGAATATATTTTCCTGATGGCCTCAGCTATCTCATCAGCCTGAGAAGTTTTTAAGATATAACCCTTGGCTCCAGCCGCAAGGGCTGGAAAGACTTTTTCATCATCCAAGAAACTGGTTAAAATCAAAATTTTTGCCTGGGGGTTTTCTGCTAGGATGGTCTGACTGGCTTCAATCCCATCCATCTGATTCATGACAAGATCCATTAGGATAACATCTGGATTATATTTTTTGGCGTATTCAACACCGATATTGCCATCAGAAGCTTCTGCCACCACCTCGATGTCCTCTTGAATATTTAAAAAACTTGAAAGTCCAAGCCTGACCATCTCATGGTCATCAACTATCACTACTTTTATGCTCATTTTGTGGAATCCTTATTTCTATGCTTGTGCCTTGATTGGGTGCACTAACAATTTTTACATCTCCTCCAAGAAGGACTGATCTCTCTCTTATATTTTTTAGGCCGTAACTTGCCGTCTTTGTTTCCTTGGTATCAAAACCAACTCCATCATCCTCAACCCTTAAAATAACTGACCTTCCACTTGCAAGCAGTGAAATATCAATATTTTGAGCCTTAGAGTGCCTTAAGGCGTTACTTAAAAGCTCCTGCATGATTCTAAAAATATTATCCTCAACAGTTTTTGAAAGCTTAATATTGGTGTCATAAACCCAGCTTATTTTTCCAGATATTTTGGCCTGAAGCTCATCAACAAGACTTGTAATACCGTCAATTAAGGACTTCCCGTTAAGCTCAACTGGCCTTAAATGAAGGAGGAGGGCCCGCATTTCATTTTGAGCCTCATGAAGAATTTTAAGGACAAGCCTGGCCTGGGTGGTCATCTGCTCCGTGTCCAAATTCTTATTGCTGACTACCCCTGACAAAATCATGGTTGCCGCAAAAAGCTGCTGGCTAACTGAATCATGGAGTTCCCGTGAAATACGCTTACGTTCTTCTGTTACAATATCAACCTGCCTTACAGTATCTTCCCTGCTTGCTTCTTGGAGCTGTTGGGTAAGATTTCTAATCCTTAGGACAAGCTTATTAAGGTCCTGATTGTTGGTCAAATCACCCTTTAAGGAAAGATTTGTCGCCCAATTAAACTGACGAATAAGCCGCCTTTGACTCAAATAAGTAAGAACAGTGAAGGCTAAACTTAGGAGGGCACTTACGGAAAAAATAATCCATGAAGCTCGCCAGTGACTCATAAGAACCTGATAAAAACCTCTTGAACTTACAGCCAGAGTATAGATAACAACTAAAATTGAAATTAAGCTCGCCAAAAAGCCATAAAGAAAGGTCTTAAAAATCGACTGTTTTATCATAGGCAAACCACCGTCAAATCACCCATAAAAGTATCAACATAAATCTTAAGGCGGCGGGGATTTTCAGTGAAATCATCTGAATAATATTTAATTCGCTCCTTGCTCAGATTGGACCTTTCTCCAAATAGGTTGACGCCTCCTCTTAAAGAGGCATAGTCAACTGAGACAGCCATTCCCTTAGGAACAATTATCTTGGTATCACCAATGAATTTTCTCAACATGATTATATTTTCATCCTGCCTAAAATTTGTCTGCTCAAGATCGATAACATCATCGCTAATAACCTTAATAATATTTATATCATCAAAGCGGTACAACTCTTGTCCTGAAATTCTTGAAAAATCCAAATTTTCCTTGATAAAAACGCGGTCATCCCACTCATCATAGTAGGTTTCAATCATATCAAAATTTTGTTGCTTCTTAGGCAGCCTTACAAAGTAAACAATGGCAATTACAGCCAGGATAAGGGCCAACCAAAAGAAGAAGTTTTCAAAGACAAAAATAGCCATGACAAGACCTAGTACTGTCAGGATTAATTTGAAAATAAACCAGTCAAATTTTGATAACAGCATCCCGATTACGACAGTCAAAATTAGGCAGGCAGCAAAAATGGGCTCCCCAATCAAGGTTACCAAGCTAGCAATTAAAAATATTAGTTCTAAAATTATAAATAATCTGGTCTTCATACAATCATTCTACCAAAAATACTTTCCCTTTTCCTAAGGCTCCCGGCCGATATTTAGCTGTTGCCGGGAAGAATTTTACTTTTAAAAAAAGCCCGCTAGTAAAGCGAGCCCTCAACTACTGGACATTATTGGTCAATTGACCCAATAATTTTTCAAAGGCATATTCATACTTTTGAATGTCCCCTGCTCCCATGAAAACATAAACGGCATTTTCATGATTAAGGAGGGGTGAAACATTATCAACTGAGATAACTTGAGCTGGCTTGTCAATCTTTGCAGCAAGGTCTGCCACCTTAACATCTCCGTGGTCAGCCTCCCTAGCACTTCCGTAAATCTCAGCCAGATAGACTGAATCAGCCAGATTTAAGCTCTTAGCAAAATCATCAATCAAGGCGATGGTTCTTGTAAAAGTGTGGGGCTGGAAGACAGCAACAATCTCACGATCTGGATATTTTTGACGGGCTGCATCAATTGTCGCTTCAATCTCGGTTGGATGGTGGGCAAAATCATCAATAATTATGTGCTCATTGACCATCTTTTCTGTAAATCTGCGTTTAACCCCTGTAAAGGTCTTCATGTCCTTTTTGACCTCTTCAAGATCAAGTCCTAGATCATGGCAGACAGCAACTACTGCTAAGGCATTTAAGATATTGTGCTTACCGTAGGTTGGTACCTCAAAGGTTCCAAGAAATTCTCCCCTGAAGTAGGCATCAAAGGTTGAACCATCAGTCGCCCTTTTTACATTCTTAGCCAAGTAGTCATCATTTTCCTCAAAACCATAGAAATAAAGAGGTGCCTTAGTCTTAAGTCTTCTTAGGTATTCATCTTCACCATAGGCAAAGACACCTTTTGTTACCTGATTGGCATAGTCCTCAAAGGCAGAGTAAACATCCTCAACACCTGTAAAGTAGTCTGGATGGTCAAAGTCTACATTGGTAATAATTGAGTACTCAGGATGGTAAGGCATGAAATGACGTTCATACTCATCACTTTCAAAGACAAAATACTCGCTAGAAGCATTCCCGTAGCCTGTCCCATCACCAATTAAATAACTGGCATCACTTATATTCTTTAAAACGTGCGACAAAAGGCCAGTTGTGCTAGTTTTACCATGGGCTCCAGCTACACCGATACTTGTGAAGCGTCTCATAAATTCTCCTAGAAATTCATGATACCTCTTGTATTTAAAGCCATTTTTCTCAGCATAGGCAACTTCGACATTATTACTAGCATGAAAGGCATTTCCTGCGATAAGTTCAGTATCAACTGTAATATTTTCTTCATCAAAGGGTAGAATCTTTATATCAGCTAATTCTAGCCCACGTTGGGTGAAGTAATAATCAGTGCTATCGCTTCCTTGGACACTTTCTCCTAGTTGATTCAATAATAATGCAAGTGCACTCATACCTGCACCCTTAATTCCAATAAAGTGATATGTTTTCGACATCTTTTTTCCTTCTTACTTAATACTTTTGCTTGTCATTTTTGTCGTTATCTCATGGTCAGTGATAATAATTTTATAATAATTGCTTTTAATGACCTATTTAATAACTTCCTCTTTCAAAAAGAGTATTTCTTTTTCTTTCAAAGTAATCACTGCCAAGATTCTTACTCTCGGATGATTTTTGCTTCTTTTCCTCTTGTATTTCACGCGATTCCTTGGCTAAGGCATCAAAATTTCTAGGACTTTTGGTATGTTTGTTGGGAGAAACATTTGATGATAAAATTCGTGAACTTATGGCCTCAGGTCGCTCAAACTTTCCCTCCTGATGGTCTTTGACCTCCACCGTGACAGGTAAGGGCAGCTGGGTCCAAGCCTTGCTTGATCCCGTGACCTTATTTCCTCCAAGAGGACGCTGGTTAAAGTTTGAATTTCCAAGATTTGACATCCGCTCAGTTGGATAAACATAGCCCTTGGGCCTTTCTGGGGCCCGGTAGGTCTTCTTCCGAGGCTTTGTAGTCGGAAGCTTTACTTCTCCTTTTTTGGCCTGCTCCTTTTGCGGAACCTGGGTAAAAACACCAGCCTTCTCATAAGGACTTTTTTTATCTGGCCTGGGAAAGGGGGCGGTTTCTAAAAGCTCAAGCTCAGCCCTCCTAACATTTCTTTTGGTTAAAAGTTCGTCATTTGTATATAAGACTCTGTCATCAACTTCTAAATGGATTCCATCTGGAATACAGGGAAATTGAACCTTATTTATTTTCTCTTTCATACCATTATTCCTTCTCTATCCTTTCATTATAGCTTAAAATAGACCTTATTTAAAGCTGTAAACCAAGAATCTCCATAATCTCATCTTCTGTGATATTGCGATTTGAAACGCCTCCATCAAGGACGGTTGTTATCAAATCCTGCTTCTTACTTTGGATTTCTTGAATTTTTTCTTCAATTGTGCCTCTTGTGACCAATCTTATAACTTCAACAGTTCGCTTTTGTCCCATTCTATGAGCACGCGAGATGGCCTGCTCCTCAACTGATGGATTCCACCATAAATCGACTAAGATTACAACATCGGCACTTGTTAGATTAAGGCCTGTTCCTCCTGCCTTAAGGGAGATCAAGAAGGCATCTCGGCTGCCTGCATTAAAGGCTTCAACCATGTGAAGGCGATCTTTTGCAGG is a window of Streptococcaceae bacterium ESL0729 DNA encoding:
- the liaF gene encoding cell wall-active antibiotics response protein LiaF, yielding MKTRLFIILELIFLIASLVTLIGEPIFAACLILTVVIGMLLSKFDWFIFKLILTVLGLVMAIFVFENFFFWLALILAVIAIVYFVRLPKKQQNFDMIETYYDEWDDRVFIKENLDFSRISGQELYRFDDINIIKVISDDVIDLEQTNFRQDENIIMLRKFIGDTKIIVPKGMAVSVDYASLRGGVNLFGERSNLSKERIKYYSDDFTENPRRLKIYVDTFMGDLTVVCL
- a CDS encoding sensor histidine kinase, which codes for MIKQSIFKTFLYGFLASLISILVVIYTLAVSSRGFYQVLMSHWRASWIIFSVSALLSLAFTVLTYLSQRRLIRQFNWATNLSLKGDLTNNQDLNKLVLRIRNLTQQLQEASREDTVRQVDIVTEERKRISRELHDSVSQQLFAATMILSGVVSNKNLDTEQMTTQARLVLKILHEAQNEMRALLLHLRPVELNGKSLIDGITSLVDELQAKISGKISWVYDTNIKLSKTVEDNIFRIMQELLSNALRHSKAQNIDISLLASGRSVILRVEDDGVGFDTKETKTASYGLKNIRERSVLLGGDVKIVSAPNQGTSIEIRIPQNEHKSSDS
- the murC gene encoding UDP-N-acetylmuramate--L-alanine ligase; the encoded protein is MSKTYHFIGIKGAGMSALALLLNQLGESVQGSDSTDYYFTQRGLELADIKILPFDEENITVDTELIAGNAFHASNNVEVAYAEKNGFKYKRYHEFLGEFMRRFTSIGVAGAHGKTSTTGLLSHVLKNISDASYLIGDGTGYGNASSEYFVFESDEYERHFMPYHPEYSIITNVDFDHPDYFTGVEDVYSAFEDYANQVTKGVFAYGEDEYLRRLKTKAPLYFYGFEENDDYLAKNVKRATDGSTFDAYFRGEFLGTFEVPTYGKHNILNALAVVAVCHDLGLDLEEVKKDMKTFTGVKRRFTEKMVNEHIIIDDFAHHPTEIEATIDAARQKYPDREIVAVFQPHTFTRTIALIDDFAKSLNLADSVYLAEIYGSAREADHGDVKVADLAAKIDKPAQVISVDNVSPLLNHENAVYVFMGAGDIQKYEYAFEKLLGQLTNNVQ